A region from the Acyrthosiphon pisum isolate AL4f chromosome A1, pea_aphid_22Mar2018_4r6ur, whole genome shotgun sequence genome encodes:
- the LOC100167493 gene encoding LOW QUALITY PROTEIN: U3 small nucleolar RNA-associated protein 15 homolog (The sequence of the model RefSeq protein was modified relative to this genomic sequence to represent the inferred CDS: substituted 1 base at 1 genomic stop codon) encodes MTSFKKSFVKPFARPSELYTVEDSYWKKLTSPVLVKEFGPIDYVHFSRRAPYHFAISCSARVQVYNPVTKVVTKNLNKFKEAAYGATFRSDGQLLCAGGEESVVRLFEVNTKSMLRXFRGHRAAVHRTYFTRDGHHIASFSDDKTVSLWDISSQQISGHYEGYHKDYIRAGCVSPVSENIVVSGGYDKQINMFDSRTKSVTMSVDHESPVESLIFLPSGSLLISAGGTEVRIWDVLAGKLLAKLTQNHKTVTALCLAKQGTSIVTASLDKHVKIYNVSTFQLSHDITYPSAVLSIDISRDDKTIVAGTVDGIVNITKRDTSVKHNYENKKRQAKAAAIVLSDGIDMSVPLMQPDQMSKFDTALRKFNYSQSLDLVLVHAVAFKKPHITVYVIDELCRRNGLLQAISGRNSKQLAFLLHFIIRYIGVRKLSKTLTHVASTVIDCYWDSFDACTLEVRALLTKLHTVVENEILLTKRLLAIDGLVKMLLISSEVLSDASQTTKLDNKIVV; translated from the exons atgacttcatttaaaaaatcatttgtgaAACCATTTGCTCGTCCCAGTGAGTTATATACTGTCGAAGACTCTTATTGGAAAAAACTTACT agCCCTGTATTGGTCAAAGAATTTGGTCCCATAGACTATGTTCATTTTTCACGACGTGCACCTTATCATTTTGCAATTTCATGTTCTGCTCGA gtccAAGTTTATAATCCTGTTACAAAAGTAGTAACTAAAAACctcaataaatttaaagaagCTGCTTATGGTGCAACATTTCGTTCAGATGGCCAGTTATTATGTGCTGGTGGCGAGGAATCTGTTGTGAGATTATTTGAAGTTAATACAAAGTCTATGTTGAGATAGTTCAGAGGGCATAGAgc tgCTGTTCACCGTACATATTTCACAAGAGACGGACATCATATTGCAAGTTTTTCAGATGACAAAACTGTTTCATTATGGGATATAAGTAGTCAACAAATCAGTGGACATTATGAAGGATATCATAAG GACTATATTAGAGCAGGATGTGTTTCTCCAGTTTCTGAAAATATAGTTGTTTCTGGTGGCTAtgacaaacaaattaatatgttcGATTCAAGAACTAAATCAGTAACTATGTCAGTTGACCACGAGTCACCTGTAGAAagcttaatatttttaccttctGGCAGCCTACTTATATCTGCtg gtGGTACTGAGGTTCGTATATGGGATGTTTTAGCTGGTAAATTGTTGGCTAAACTTACTCAAAACCATAAGACTGTAACTGCGTTATGCTTAGCTAAGCAAGGTACATCCATAGTAACTGCTTCATTGGACAAGCATGTTAAGATTTACAATGTATCAACATTCCAACTATCTCATGATATTACGTATCCAAGTGCAGTACTTAGTATTGATATAAGT agaGATGACAAAACAATTGTAGCTGGAACTGTGGATGGAATTGTGAACATAACTAAACGTGACACATCAGTGAAACataactatgaaaataaaaagaGGCAAGCTAAAGCTGCAGCAATTGTCCTATCTGATGGTATCGATATGAGTGTTCCATTAATGCAACCTGATCAGATGAGCAAGTTTGATACTGCTTTAAGGAAATTTAATTATAGCCAATCATTAGATTTAGTTTTGGTTCATGCGGTTGCATTCAAGAAACCTCATATAACAGTTTATGTGATTGATGAATTATGCAg gAGAAATGGCTTACTGCAAGCAATATCTGGtagaaattcaaaacaattagcatttttattacattttattattcggTATATTGGAGTCAGAAAATTATCTAAAACATTGACACATGTTGCTTCAACAGTTATTG ATTGTTATTGGGATTCATTTGACGCTTGCACTCTTGAAGTTCGTGCACTGCTGACAAAATTACATACTGttgttgaaaatgaaatattactaACCAAGAGATTGTTAGCTATTGATGGGTTAGTTAAAATGTTACTTATTAGTTCTGAAGTATTATCTGATGCTTCTCAGACTACAAAActtgataataaaattgttgtttaa
- the LOC100169646 gene encoding general transcription factor IIH subunit 1 translates to MTSSEDVLLQVGPVRHKKGDGTLYVMSQHVAFILNSSDTVAISHHYRDIKMQKISSEFKNKVQLQLVFHDETISLFQFTNSERSEAMRDRNRVKDLIQQLLPKYQKQANKEFGEKSRILGENRMLFQLYQDLVITHVITSEEFWSQHVPYHLATQSKVITQKTGVPNNFLTNVTVKSDGTKKFNLSNDTIQCIFKTYPAVRQKHLEYVPHQLTESEFWQKFLESHYFHKDRITTGSAKDLFNDCAKLDDNLFKNEIKDLSKNNTDCYVGSIEDDGSDDNINSISEEKSSMANIVHENIIKRFNQHSMMVLKTCEKSNLNSIPNGNDLKVPSNSSHANGTPDTALKRLRIQEKNDYEDLNPEVETLDINHKKLKLSRVESYVNCLTREHKHDNTTSKLSKAREVQKSIIYDVYEWSKTTSNQVIEPSAAVNTLGLLTPGGSLMKGISDESASLAQLVPVTVEKDLRQLYISLGELLRHFWSCFPVTTPTLEEKLMKTHDSLQKFQNAKIKPFEDQIIINHGQLNQLTNHLNLMLHTAYNKFSVWHSRRKIPNIL, encoded by the exons ATGACATCGTCAGAAGATGTGCTCCTTCAAGTGGGGCCAGTACGGCATAAGAAAGGCGATGGGACATTGTATGTGATGAGCCAACATGTTGCATTTATTCTCAACTCTAGCGATACTGTAGCAATTAGCCACCATTATAGAgatattaaaatgcaaaaaatatcaTCAGAGTTCAAAAACAAAGTGCAATTACAGTTGGTGTTTCACGACGAAACAATTTCACTATTTCAATTTACTAACTCTGAGAG gagtGAAGCCATGCGAGATAGAAATCGAGTTAAAGACTTAATACAACAATTActaccaaaatatcaaaaacaagcAAACAAAGAATTTGGTGAAAAAAGCCGTATTCTAGGTGAAAATCGTATGCTCTTTCAATTATATCAAGACCTAGTCATTACCCACGTCATAACATCTGAAGAATTTTGGTCGCAACATGTCCCTTACCATTTAGCTACTCAATCCAAAGTAATTACTCAAAAAACCggtgtacctaataattttcttaccaaTGTTACAGTCAAAAGTGatggtacaaaaaaattcaatttatctAATGATACCATACAATGTATCTTTAAAACATATCCAGCAGTTCGGCAAAAACATCTAGAATATGTACCACATCAATTAACAGAATCAGAATTTTGGCAAAAGTTCCTAGAGTCGCATTATTTTCATAAAGATCGTATTACCACAGGAAGTgcaaaagatttatttaatgACTGTGCCAAATTGGAtgacaatttattcaaaaatgaaattaaagatttatctaaaaataatacagattGTTATGTTGGGTCAATCGAAGATGATGGAtctgatgataatataaattctatatctGAAGAAAAATCTTCCATGGCAAATATtgtacatgaaaatataattaaaaggtTTAATCAACATTCAATGATGGTTCTTAAAACCTGtgaaaaatctaatttaaattctatacCTAATGGAAATGATTTAAAAGTGCCATCTAATTCATCTCATGCAAATGGCACACCAGATACTGCATTGAAGAGGTTGAGAATTCAAGAGAAAAATGACTATGAAGATTTAAATCCAGAAGTGGAAACTTTGGATATTAATCATAAGAAATTGAAATTATCTAGAGTAGAAAGTTATGTTAATTGTTTAACAAGAGAACATAAGCATGATAATACTACCTCCAAACTTTCTAAAGCAAGGGAAGTGCAAAAGAGTATTATTTATGATGTTTATGAATGGAGCAAGACAACTTCAAATCAAGTTATTGAACCTAGTGCAGCTGTTAATACTCTTGGTTTACTTACACCAGGCGGAAGTTTAATGAAAGGAATCAGTGATGAATCTGCTTCATTAGCGCAGTTGGTACCAGTTACAGTTGAAAAAGATTTGCGACAGTTGTATATTTCTTTAGGAGAACTATTAAGACATTTTTGGTCATGTTTTCCTGTAACAACTCCTACGTTAGAAGAGAAGCTAATGAAAACTCATGATTCCttacaaaaatttcaaaacgcCAAAATCAAGCCTTTTGAagaccaaataattattaaccatGGTCAATTAAATCAGCTcacaaatcatttaaatttaatgttacatACTGCCTACAATAAATTTTCTGTTTGGCATTCTAGAcgaaaaatacctaatattcttTGA